From a single Vitis vinifera cultivar Pinot Noir 40024 chromosome 18, ASM3070453v1 genomic region:
- the LOC100265005 gene encoding probable protein phosphatase 2C 27 isoform X2, whose product MEDENSNNSDNLKQLTNGKPPRHLSVMRHCISSARLLAATDFELGTGMIVKSPPDGKSGFLPVFRSGSCAERGPKQYMEDEHICIDNLIEHLGATADFPCPGAFYGVFDGHGGTDAASFVRKNILKFMVEDSHFPLCVQKAIKSAFVKADHAFADASSLDISSGTTALTAFIFGRTMLIANAGDCRAVLGKRGRALELSRDHKPNCPSERLRIEKLGGVVYDGYLNGQLSVARALGDWHMKVPKGSACPLSAEPELQETLLTEDDEFLIMGCDGLWDVMSSQCAVTMARKELMLHNDPERCSKELVREALKRDTCDNLTVIVICFSPDPPPRIEVPQSRVRRSISAEGLNFLKGVLDSNS is encoded by the exons ATGGAAgatgaaaattcaaataattcagATAATTTGAAGCAACTCACAAATGGAAAGCCTCCGCGACACCTCTCAGTTATGCGGCATTGCATAAGCTCTGCTAGGCTGCTCGCTGCTACTGATTTT GAATTAGGTACTGGGATGATTGTTAAGTCCCCTCCAGATGGAAAATCAGGGTTTTTACCTGTGTTTCGATCAGGAAGCTGTGCTGAGAGAGGACCTAAACAGTACATGGAGGACGAGCACATATGTATAGATAATCTTATTGAACATCTAGGTGCAACTGCAGACTTTCCTTGCCCTGGAGCTTTCTATGGG GTGTTTGATGGCCATGGTGGCACAGATGCAGCATCATTTGTCAGAAAGAACATCCTCAAGTTCATGGTTGAGGATTCCCATTTTCCACTTTGTGTGCAAAAAGCTATTAAGAGTGCTTTTGTGAAAGCTGATCATGCATTTGCTGATGCCAGTTCTCTTGACATCTCCTCTGGCACCACTGCTCTAACTGCCTTTATTTTTGGAAG GACAATGCTAATTGCCAATGCTGGAGATTGTCGGGCTGTGCTAGGGAAACGAGGTAGAGCACTCGAGCTGTCCAGAGACCACAAACCCAACTGCCCATCTGAAAGATTAAGGATTGAGAAGCTTGGCGGAGTTGTCTATGATGGCTATCTCAATGGCCAACTATCTGTGGCACGTGCACTTGGGGATTGGCACATGAAGGTGCCCAAAGGCTCTGCCTGCCCCTTAAGCGCAGAGCCAGAGTTGCAGGAGACCCTCCTAACTGAGGACGATGAGTTCCTGATAATGGGCTGTGACGGCCTATGGGATGTAATGAGCAGCCAGTGTGCTGTGACGATGGCAAGGAAAGAACTAATGCTCCACAACGATCCTGAGAGATGTTCAAAAGAGTTGGTTAGGGAGGCACTGAAGCGCGACACCTGTGATAATCTAACGGTTATTGTGATTTGCTTCTCCCCAGATCCCCCTCCCCGGATTGAGGTCCCTCAATCACGTGTTCGGAGGAGTATATCGGCAGAAGGATTGAATTTTCTCAAGGGTGTACTAGACAGCAACTCTTGA
- the LOC100265005 gene encoding probable protein phosphatase 2C 27 isoform X1, whose amino-acid sequence MAAGTDFSPPFTLLDVGYSKVNVSVMEDENSNNSDNLKQLTNGKPPRHLSVMRHCISSARLLAATDFELGTGMIVKSPPDGKSGFLPVFRSGSCAERGPKQYMEDEHICIDNLIEHLGATADFPCPGAFYGVFDGHGGTDAASFVRKNILKFMVEDSHFPLCVQKAIKSAFVKADHAFADASSLDISSGTTALTAFIFGRTMLIANAGDCRAVLGKRGRALELSRDHKPNCPSERLRIEKLGGVVYDGYLNGQLSVARALGDWHMKVPKGSACPLSAEPELQETLLTEDDEFLIMGCDGLWDVMSSQCAVTMARKELMLHNDPERCSKELVREALKRDTCDNLTVIVICFSPDPPPRIEVPQSRVRRSISAEGLNFLKGVLDSNS is encoded by the exons ATGGCGGCAGGTACTGATTTCTCTCCTCCGTTTACCTTATTAGATGTTGGATACAGCAAAGTCAATGTGTCTGTCATGGAAgatgaaaattcaaataattcagATAATTTGAAGCAACTCACAAATGGAAAGCCTCCGCGACACCTCTCAGTTATGCGGCATTGCATAAGCTCTGCTAGGCTGCTCGCTGCTACTGATTTT GAATTAGGTACTGGGATGATTGTTAAGTCCCCTCCAGATGGAAAATCAGGGTTTTTACCTGTGTTTCGATCAGGAAGCTGTGCTGAGAGAGGACCTAAACAGTACATGGAGGACGAGCACATATGTATAGATAATCTTATTGAACATCTAGGTGCAACTGCAGACTTTCCTTGCCCTGGAGCTTTCTATGGG GTGTTTGATGGCCATGGTGGCACAGATGCAGCATCATTTGTCAGAAAGAACATCCTCAAGTTCATGGTTGAGGATTCCCATTTTCCACTTTGTGTGCAAAAAGCTATTAAGAGTGCTTTTGTGAAAGCTGATCATGCATTTGCTGATGCCAGTTCTCTTGACATCTCCTCTGGCACCACTGCTCTAACTGCCTTTATTTTTGGAAG GACAATGCTAATTGCCAATGCTGGAGATTGTCGGGCTGTGCTAGGGAAACGAGGTAGAGCACTCGAGCTGTCCAGAGACCACAAACCCAACTGCCCATCTGAAAGATTAAGGATTGAGAAGCTTGGCGGAGTTGTCTATGATGGCTATCTCAATGGCCAACTATCTGTGGCACGTGCACTTGGGGATTGGCACATGAAGGTGCCCAAAGGCTCTGCCTGCCCCTTAAGCGCAGAGCCAGAGTTGCAGGAGACCCTCCTAACTGAGGACGATGAGTTCCTGATAATGGGCTGTGACGGCCTATGGGATGTAATGAGCAGCCAGTGTGCTGTGACGATGGCAAGGAAAGAACTAATGCTCCACAACGATCCTGAGAGATGTTCAAAAGAGTTGGTTAGGGAGGCACTGAAGCGCGACACCTGTGATAATCTAACGGTTATTGTGATTTGCTTCTCCCCAGATCCCCCTCCCCGGATTGAGGTCCCTCAATCACGTGTTCGGAGGAGTATATCGGCAGAAGGATTGAATTTTCTCAAGGGTGTACTAGACAGCAACTCTTGA